One genomic region from Bubalus bubalis isolate 160015118507 breed Murrah chromosome 24, NDDB_SH_1, whole genome shotgun sequence encodes:
- the DOC2A gene encoding double C2-like domain-containing protein alpha isoform X1, producing MRGRRGDRMAINIQEHMAINVCPGPIRPIRQISDYFPRRGPGLEGGGGGFGEAAAHLAPLALAPPAALLGATTPEEGAEVDSYDSDDTTALGTLEFDLLYDQASCTLHCSILRAKGLKPMDFNGLADPYVKLHLLPGACKANKLKTKTQRNTLNPVWNEDLTYSGITVDDITHKVLRISVCDEDKLSHNEFIGEIRVPLRRLKPSQKKHFNICLERQVPLASPSSMSAALRGISCYLKELEQAEQGPGLLEERGRILLSLSYSSRRRGLLVGILRCAHLAAMDVNGYSDPYVKTYLRPDVDKKSKHKTRVKKKTLNPEFNEEFFYDMELSTLATKTLEVTVWDYDIGKSNDFIGGVSLGPGARGEARKHWSDCLQQPDAALERWHTLTSQLPPAAGALPSA from the exons ATGAGGGGCCGCAGGGGCGACCGCATGGCCATCAACATCCAGGAGCACATGGCCATCAACGTGTGCCCGGGGCCCATCCGGCCCATCCGCCAGATCTCCGACTACTTCCCCCGCCGGGGACCCGGCCTCGAAGGGGGTGGCGGGGGCTTCGGAGAGGCCGCTGCTCATCTGGCccccctggccctggccccccCGGCGGCCCTCCTTGGGGCCACCACGCCCGAGGAGGGAGCCGAGGTGGACAGCTACGACTCGGATGATACCA ccGCCCTGGGCACGCTGGAGTTTGACCTTCTCTACGACCAGGCTTCCTGCACTCTGCACTGTAGTATCCTCAGGGCTAAG GGCCTCAAGCCCATGGATTTCAATGGCCTGGCTGACCCCTATGTCAAGCTGCACCTGCTGCCTGGAGCCTGCAAG GCCAATAAACTAAAAACTAAGACTCAGAGGAACACGCTGAATCCCGTGTGGAACGAGGACCTGACGTATAGCGGGATCACGGTTGATGACATCACGCACAAGGTGCTCAG GATCTCCGTCTGTGATGAAgacaagctgagccacaacgaGTTCATTGGGGAGATCCGAGTACCCCTCCGCCGCCTCAAGCCTTCACAGAAGAAGCATTTTAACATCTGCCTTGAGCGCCAGGTTCCG CTGGCTTCACCCTCTTCCATGTCTGCGGCACTGAGGGGCATCTCCTGTTACCTGAAGGAG CTGGAGCAGGCAGAGCAGGGGCCGGGGCTGCTGGAAGAGCGTGGGCGTATCCTGCTGAGCCTCAGCTACAGCTCTCGGCGCCGTGGGCTGCTGGTGGGCATCTTGCGCTGCGCCCACCTGGCTGCCATGGACGTCAACGGCTACTCCGACCCCTATGTCAAGAC GTACCTGAGGCCAGATGTGGATAAGAAATCCAAGCATAAAACACGCGTGAAGAAGAAGACTCTCAACCCGGAATTTAATGAG GAGTTCTTCTATGATATGGAGCTCTCCACTCTGGCTACCAAGACTCTGGAAGTCACAGTCTGGGACTATGACATCGGCAAATCCAACGACTTCATCG GTGGCGTGTCCCTGGGGCCAGGCGCCCGGGGAGAGGCCCGGAAGCACTGGAGCGACTGTCTGCAGCAGCCGGACGCGGCCCTGGAGCGCTGGCACACTCTCACCAGCCAGCTGCCCCCCGCAGCTGGGGCTCTGCCCTCAGCCTGA
- the DOC2A gene encoding double C2-like domain-containing protein alpha isoform X2, whose translation MRGRRGDRMAINIQEHMAINVCPGPIRPIRQISDYFPRRGPGLEGGGGGFGEAAAHLAPLALAPPAALLGATTPEEGAEVDSYDSDDTTALGTLEFDLLYDQASCTLHCSILRAKGLKPMDFNGLADPYVKLHLLPGACKANKLKTKTQRNTLNPVWNEDLTYSGITVDDITHKVLRISVCDEDKLSHNEFIGEIRVPLRRLKPSQKKHFNICLERQLASPSSMSAALRGISCYLKELEQAEQGPGLLEERGRILLSLSYSSRRRGLLVGILRCAHLAAMDVNGYSDPYVKTYLRPDVDKKSKHKTRVKKKTLNPEFNEEFFYDMELSTLATKTLEVTVWDYDIGKSNDFIGGVSLGPGARGEARKHWSDCLQQPDAALERWHTLTSQLPPAAGALPSA comes from the exons ATGAGGGGCCGCAGGGGCGACCGCATGGCCATCAACATCCAGGAGCACATGGCCATCAACGTGTGCCCGGGGCCCATCCGGCCCATCCGCCAGATCTCCGACTACTTCCCCCGCCGGGGACCCGGCCTCGAAGGGGGTGGCGGGGGCTTCGGAGAGGCCGCTGCTCATCTGGCccccctggccctggccccccCGGCGGCCCTCCTTGGGGCCACCACGCCCGAGGAGGGAGCCGAGGTGGACAGCTACGACTCGGATGATACCA ccGCCCTGGGCACGCTGGAGTTTGACCTTCTCTACGACCAGGCTTCCTGCACTCTGCACTGTAGTATCCTCAGGGCTAAG GGCCTCAAGCCCATGGATTTCAATGGCCTGGCTGACCCCTATGTCAAGCTGCACCTGCTGCCTGGAGCCTGCAAG GCCAATAAACTAAAAACTAAGACTCAGAGGAACACGCTGAATCCCGTGTGGAACGAGGACCTGACGTATAGCGGGATCACGGTTGATGACATCACGCACAAGGTGCTCAG GATCTCCGTCTGTGATGAAgacaagctgagccacaacgaGTTCATTGGGGAGATCCGAGTACCCCTCCGCCGCCTCAAGCCTTCACAGAAGAAGCATTTTAACATCTGCCTTGAGCGCCAG CTGGCTTCACCCTCTTCCATGTCTGCGGCACTGAGGGGCATCTCCTGTTACCTGAAGGAG CTGGAGCAGGCAGAGCAGGGGCCGGGGCTGCTGGAAGAGCGTGGGCGTATCCTGCTGAGCCTCAGCTACAGCTCTCGGCGCCGTGGGCTGCTGGTGGGCATCTTGCGCTGCGCCCACCTGGCTGCCATGGACGTCAACGGCTACTCCGACCCCTATGTCAAGAC GTACCTGAGGCCAGATGTGGATAAGAAATCCAAGCATAAAACACGCGTGAAGAAGAAGACTCTCAACCCGGAATTTAATGAG GAGTTCTTCTATGATATGGAGCTCTCCACTCTGGCTACCAAGACTCTGGAAGTCACAGTCTGGGACTATGACATCGGCAAATCCAACGACTTCATCG GTGGCGTGTCCCTGGGGCCAGGCGCCCGGGGAGAGGCCCGGAAGCACTGGAGCGACTGTCTGCAGCAGCCGGACGCGGCCCTGGAGCGCTGGCACACTCTCACCAGCCAGCTGCCCCCCGCAGCTGGGGCTCTGCCCTCAGCCTGA